A single genomic interval of Seriola aureovittata isolate HTS-2021-v1 ecotype China chromosome 10, ASM2101889v1, whole genome shotgun sequence harbors:
- the tmem258 gene encoding transmembrane protein 258, whose amino-acid sequence MELEAMTRYTSPVNPAVFPHLTVVLLAIGMFFTAWFFVYEVTSTKYTRDVYKELLISLVASLFMGFGVLFLLLWVGIYV is encoded by the exons atg gaacTCGAGGCCATGACCAGATACACCAGCCCGGTGAACCCGGCTGTGTTCCCCCATCTTACCGTGGTCCTGCTGGCCATCGGCATGTTCTTCACCGCCTGGTTCTTCGT CTATGAGGTGACTTCAACAAAATACACCAGGGATGTCTACAAAGAGCTGTTGATCTCCCTCGTGGCTTCACTTTTCATGGGCTTCGGTGTGCTGTTCTTACTACTCTGGGTTGGCATCTATGTATAA
- the tmem138 gene encoding transmembrane protein 138 yields the protein MLQTGNYSLVLLIQLTLLAYDLFVNSFSELLRGAPVIQLVLFIIQDISILFNVIIILLMMFNTYVFQVGLVSLLLERFRTLLIFSALYLTLSICFHCWVLNLRWLDSNRFVWTDGLQALFVFQRTAAVLYYYLYKRTAEYMGDPRLYEDSLWLRDAFARARQ from the exons ATGCTTCAGACTGGTAACTACTCGCTGGTGCTGCTGATCCAGCTAACACTGTTGGCCTACGACCTCTTTGTCAACTCCTTCAGTGAACTTCTGAGGGGAGCGCCTGTCATCCAGCTAGTGCTTTTCAT aaTCCAGGACATTTCCATCTTATTCAACGTGATCATCATCCTGCTGATGATGTTCAACACCTACGTGTTCCAGGTTGGCCTAGTGTCTCTGTTGCTGGAGAGATTCAGGACTCTGCTGATATTCTCTGCTCTTTACCTGACACTCAGCATCTGCTTCCACTGCTGGGTGCTG aacCTTAGGTGGCTTGATTCAAACCGCTTTGTTTGGACAGATGGTCTTCaagctctttttgttttccagagaACAG CGGCAGTGTTATATTACTACTTATATAAGCGCACAGCCGAGTATATGGGAGACCCGAGGCTGTATGAGGACTCTCTGTGGCTGCGTGATGCCTTTGCCAGAGCTCGTCAGTGA
- the myrf gene encoding myelin regulatory factor isoform X5, whose amino-acid sequence MIRTMTPENMCHMTPTPPLPPHGHYPSMHRDMYLKPEPMITQYPIGPATSGSGDMQQTQMLHQLLQHPQGQDGIPVHQAKKRKHSDSPNSTLNSQILTGIIKQEPGLMQDADNTYLDPNYQCIKWQPHQQNKWTPLYDANCKELPMPTYRVDADKGFNFSLADDAFVCQKKNHFQVTVYIGMLGDPKYIKTSEGLQPIDCFYLKLNGVKVEAMNQSISVEQSQSDRSKRPFKPVLVTLPPEQVTKVTVGRLHFSETTANNMRKKGKPNPDQRYFMLVVALHAQSHSQSYTVAAHVSERIIVRVTSGHASNPGQFESDNEVLWQRGQLPDSVYHHGRVGINTDRPDEALVVHGNLKVMGSLVHPSDIRAKENVQEVDTTDNLKRISQMRLVHYQYKPEFAATVGIENTAETGVIAQEVQQILPEAVKEGGDVVCANGETIPNLLVVNKERIFMENVGAVKELCKLTDNLETRIDELERWSRKLAKLRRLDSMKSTVSGGTVSQSGSYFSRTGSGPLKKKTVRPGSKNSPPDQGCISQRFMQGTILALVVVMAFSVISMSVLYVLTLHHRGDVTEKDAFVPSCVLYISWMPIFTATVTFCPPVCPWSRAALGSSRKSPYTPLSTTPAAACCPTTAINNQSTTVLTQSNNQSTTDVGSLVPTLGTIIKKAKSRLMDKDGHSRNRLSHTSAPLYFAKSKKPAPTDLDGVGATNRLPGGQPLPRRQRSLHTNGGRSVPSLTSLHIVETNQEITAQSCATPKSCSYTVSLHGKRNSSLSQITLYMTSTNSVWVQQCGATKGRLCPNHTEAELYGGQSTSTKGTRHLWSVPVLSFQDITYHFRVSQSSEVSCATEGETSSYSDYHFLIQSSCV is encoded by the exons ACATGTGTCACATGACTCCAACGCCACCCCTCCCACCACACGGGCactatcccagcatgcatcgGGACATGTACCTGAAGCCTGAGCCCATGATAACACAGTATCCTATTGGTCCAGCCACGAGCGGAAGTGGAGACATGCAGCAGACGCAGATgcttcatcagctgctgcagcatccTCAGGGGCAAGA CGGCATCCCTGTTCACCAGGCCAAGAAGAGGAAGCACTCTGACTCTCCCAACAGCACCCTCAATTCCCAAATCCTCACAGGTATCATCAAACAAGAACCAG GTTTAATGCAGGATGCAGACAACACGTACTTGGACCCAAACTATCAGTGCATTAAGTGGCAACCTCACCAGCAGAACAAGTGGACACCACTTTATGACGCAAACTGCAAAGAGCT TCCGATGCCAACCTACCGTGTCGATGCGGACAAGGGCTTCAACTTCTCCTTGGCTGATGATGCCTTTGTTTGCCAGAAGAAGAACCATTTCCAGGTCACAGTATACATAGGCATGCTGGGAGACCCCAAGTACATCAAGACAAGTGAAGGCCTGCAGCCCATCGATTGTTTCTATCTCAAACTCAACGGAGTGAAG GTGGAGGCCATGAACCAGTCCATCAGTGTGGAGCAGTCACAGTCCGACCGCAGCAAGAGACCCTTCAAGCCAGTGCT TGTCACCTTGCCCCCAGAGCAGGTCACAAAGGTCACAGTGGGGCGGCTCCACTTCAGCGAGACAACGGCGAATAACATGAGGAAGAAGGGCAAACCAAACCCTGACCAGAG GTATTTCATGCTGGTGGTGGCGCTGCATGCTCAGTCCCACAGTCAGAGCTACACTGTGGCTGCTCACGTGTCTGAGAGGATCATCGTCAGGGTAACGTCTGGCCAT GCATCCAACCCAGGCCAGTTTGAAAGTGACAACGAGGTGCTGTGGCAGCGCGGCCAACTACCAGACTCAGTCTACCACCACGGGAGAGTCGGCATCAACACCGACCGGCCTGACGAGGCCCTTGTCGTCCATGGCAACCTGAAGGTCATGGGCTCCTTGGTGCACCCGTCTGACATCAGGGCCAAAGAAAATGTCCAGGAG GTGGACACCACAGACAATTTGAAACGGATTTCTCAGATGAGGCTGGTCCATTATCAGTATAAGCCTGAGTTTGCTGCCACCGTGGGCATAGAGAACACTGCAGAGACTG gagTGATCGCTCAGGAGGTCCAGCAAATCTTGCCTGAGGCAGTGAAGGAGGGGGGTGATGTGGTGTGCGCCAATGGAGAAACTATTCCCAACCTGTTAGTCGTCAACAAG GAACGCATCTTCATGGAGAACGTGGGCGCGGTGAAGGAGCTGTGTAAGCTGACAGACAACCTGGAGACTCGTATAGATGAATTGGAGCGCTGGAGTCGCAAACTGGCCAAGCTGCGTCGTCTTGACAGCATGAAGAGCACTGTGAGTGGAGGCACTGTCAG CCAATCAGGGAGCTATTTTAGCAGGACGGGAAGCGGCCCACTCAAGAAGAAGACAGTCAGACCTGGGAGCAAG aaCTCGCCTCCAGATCAAGGCTGCATCAGTCAGAGATTCATGCAGGGGACCATCTTGGCACTGGTCGTTGTCATGGCCTTCAG CGTCATTTCCATGTCTGTCCTTTATGTGCTGACTCTTCACCATAGAGGAGACGTCACAGAGAAAGACGC CTTTGTTCCTTCCTGTGTTCTCTACATCTCTTGGATGCCCATCTTCACTGCCACTGTAActttctgtccacctgtctgccCATG GTCCAGAGCTGCACTGGGATCTTCACGCAAGAGTCCATATACTCCACTGTCCACCACCCCTGCAGCTG CTTGCTGTCCAACCACAGCCATAAACAACCAATCAACTACAGTTTTGACACAGAGTAACAACCAATCCACAACAG ATGTAGGCAGCCTGGTTCCCACACTGGGCACTATTATTAAGAAGGCCAAGTCCAGACTGATGGACAAGGATGGCCACAGCAGAAACCGACTGAGTCACACCTCAGCACCCTTGTACTTTGCCAAGTCCAAAAAGCCGGCACCTACAGACCTGGACGGAGTGGGAGCTACCAACCGTCTGCCCGGGGGTCAACCATTGCCACGAAGACAACGCAGCTTACACACAAATG GAGGAAGGTCAGTTCCCTCCCTGACTAGTCTTCATATTGTGGAGACGAACCAAGAGATCACAGCACAAAGTTGTGCAACACCCAAGAGCTGCAG CTACACAGTATCGCTCCATGGAAAAAGAAATTCCTCCCTCTCACAAATCACTTTGTACATGAC GTCCACAAACAGCGTGTGGGTACAACAATGTGGAGCCACCAAGGGACGTTTATGCCCCAAccacacagaggcagagctcTATGGGGGTCAGAGTACATCAACAAAg GGGACTCGTCACCTGTGGTCAGTGCCTGTGCTGTCTTTCCAGGACATCACCTATCACTTCCGTGTCTCCCAGTCC AGTGAAGTGAGTTGTGCCACTGAAGGAGAAACCTCATCATACTCTGACTACCATTTTCTCATTcaaagcagctgtgtgtga